From Bradyrhizobium erythrophlei:
TCCGGTGATCGCAGCTTGAATCTCAAGTTGTTTGGAGTTGAGTCGTGACCTGGGAACGCCCGTTCGATCAGCCCGTCCCGTTGCCGGAGGGACCGCCGGCACGTACGCTCCGCGATGCCGCCAATTATATCAAGAAGCTCCCCGATTCGGAGCGCAACACGCCGGAATGTCGGTTGGCGATCCAGATGCTGATCGATGCTGCCGAAGATCTCGGACCAATGTTGTTCGCGAAAATGGGGATTCTGCGCGCCTTCCACGGACCAACGCAGCGCATGCCCTATCCGAAAGCCTCGAACATTGGTCGGCGGAAGTTGCGACGCAATAGATGATGGGGCAGAACAAAGACGATGCTTCCCGCGAAAATCCTTTAAGCAGCGTCATGCCGCGGCGCGATCTTCTTTGTCGACGCCCCGTGCCACGATCCGCAAGGAATCGTCTGGCAACGGCCGCTGCAACGTCTTGGCTTCATCCCACGGCGCTCTCATCCACACGTCCCGTTCCCCTTCAGTCGTAAGGATCACCGGCATTGCCTTGGGATGTATCGGCTCGACGATCGCGTTGGGCGCCGTCGTCAGAAAGCCGTAGACCAGGTGCGGGCCAGGTACGGGCTTGGACTTAGTGCCACGGTCGCCTTTGAACTCGGTCCAGATCCCTGCGAACGCAACCAGCGGCCGATCGTCGTTCACCGCGAACCAAACGACGTCCTTCTTCTTGGTCTCTGGGTTCGGCTCTGGCGCATATTCGGCGAAGCTGTTGAACGGTACCAGACACCGGTTTTCCGGCTTCAGCCAGCTCCGCCAGTGGGGGGACGACGTGTTCCGGATGTTGGTGACAGGCGGCCCGCCGAATTTCGGCGGTGGCGGCATGCCCACCGCATCAAGACCATTTCAACGCTCGGTGCCGGCATCGCGCACCACGGGAGCCGGATAGTCGGGGAACACCCCTGGCATTGGCGGAAGGTTGCCGACGTATTGGTTGACGACCCGAAACAGCGCGGCGATGGCCGTCTGGTTGGTCGTGATCGAGTAAAGATTGCACATCGGCTGACCGGTTGTTCCAGATTTGGGGTTTCGATAACATACCTCGTACCGGGCCGGGCCGGGCGTCGAAGCCGATGGTCAACTCCCTCGTCGTACGCAAGTCCACGAGTATTGCGAAGCGCGACAAGGCGCTGCGGGCGGCTCAATACGTCCGGATGTCTACACACGATCAGCGCTATTCGATTCAAAATCAGGCCGCAACGATCGCGGTCTATGCACAACAGAACAGCCTAACAATCGTTCGAACCTACGTCGACGAGGGCCGCAGCGGCCTTAGGATCAAAAACCGGGCCGGCCTAACGAAGCTAATAGAAGATGTCAGCTCTGGCCACGCGGATTTTGACCACATCCTGATCTACGACGTCAGCCGCTGGGGAAGGTTTCAGGACGTCGACGAGAGCGCATATTACGAATTTATCTGCAAGAAAAACGGCTTCAAGGTCGTGTATTGCGCGGAACAGTTCAGCAACGACGGAAGTCTGCTGTCCAACATTGCCAAGAATATCAAGCGTGCGATGGCCGGCGAATGGAGCCGGGAACTAGGGGTCAAGGTGCATGCCGGGCAGGCCCGGATCGCCAGTCTCGGCTATCGAGTAGGTGGACCGGTCGGCTTTGGGCTGCGGCGAGAATTAATCGATGAAACGCATAAGTCGAGAGGCCAACTATCGAAAGGGCAACACAAGGCGTTAAAGACGGACCGAGTCAAGCTCGTTCTCGGTTCGGATGAAGAGAGGGCCATCGTCGGCTGGATATTTCACGCATTCACGACCGATCGGCTGTCCTTCACTGAGATCGCCCGCCGGCTTAATCGGAACCGGGTGCCTTGCGGGGATAAAGGTCGATGGACCGATGGAAAGGTGCGGACGATTCTCGCAAACGAGAACTATGTCGGAAATCTCGTCTACAACAGGACGTCACGGCGGCTTGGACAAAAGCTGATCGCCAATCCGTCCAATCAGTGGGTTCGGCGCAATGGCGTTATCGAAGCCGTCGTCGATTCCAACTTGTTCGCGCGTGCGCAGAAGATGTTGACGGAACGGCGCCTGGAGCTTTCCGAAGACGAGATGCTGCGCCGGTTGCGACTGTTACTGCATCGCAAGGGCAGGCTTTGCAGAAGCCTCATCGATGACACTCCAGGGATGCCCTCGGTGTCGGCGCTGGTTATGCACTTCGGAACGCTAAGGGCCGCTTTCGAGCGGATCGGCTATGTCACGAAGCGCGACTGCAACTGGATCGACAGCCGGGACGCATGGGCCGAGGTGACCAGAAAGCACGCCGCCTATGTCGCGGAAGTGCTGGCATCGAAGGGCGCGGCGCATGCGCCGGACATCGCAGCGATCGACCACACTGTGAAAGCGAACGGGAAGCCAAAGATAACGTTTTTGGTGGCTCGCCAAGCGAAGAAGCGGAAGCCCGGCCACGCCGCGCAGTGGCGTGTCTACCGGCGGCACAAACTGGCGGCCGACGTACTGGCAGTACTGAGACTGGACGCCGCCAACTGCGAAATTGCCGACTGCGTGCTGGTCCCGTCCTCGCTGATGAAGAAGCGTTATCTTCGGTTTACTAGCGTTGTCGATTTTCCTGCGGTGCGGATCGAGACGGTGGCCGAGTTGGTTCAAACGCTGAAAATGCGTTTGATGAATCTGAAGGTGTACGAACGGCAGCTTTGACGCGATTTCCACGCGCGAACGCGTCTTCGTGATCGAATGAGATCATTCACCGCGCTCTTTTTTCGATTTCTGCGGCAACACCATCACGATGGGAATTTCGCGTTTAAGAATGCCCGCAGCGATAGTGGAGATATGGAGGGCAAACGTGTCCTCGATCTCTGCCGCTCGATATTCGTCAGCGGCGTAAACATAGAGAACAGCACCATCAAATTCGTCGAACTGGATGCCCCGGAAAAGACGATCAAAATTATCCGCCCCAACAATTAGAGCCATCCGAGCAGCTATTGCATGATCTTGGACGAGTGAGATTTTCGTCACTTACGGCTCGCCTCTTGCGGCTCCGGGCTCGGCCGCGCGTACAGCTGATTGAACACTTCCTTTGTGCGCACGCGAGACCGATTCCTATTGATGATCAAAAACACTGGCAACACTAATGCGCGCATAGGCTGTCCCCATCCCAGGCGTCTCCAAAGGTGGCATACAATTCTTGCTTGCATCAAGCAGGAGCGGAGAACAGAGACGGCTACCGTTCGCGCACCAGCTTCCGACGCCCCCAATGCGGATCTTTGCGGCCGGAATTGACGCGCCCAACGTGCCGATTCAATGCCCGCATGACGCCGATCAGGGCGAACATCGTCGGCCCGTCGTTTTCTGCCACCAGCAACAGCGCCTCCATCGCGGCCTGCCATTCCGGGGCATCGTGTTCCGCCTTGGGTAGTACATCGCAGCGTCTCTCAACGTCTCCAATTCCCGGCCGTTCGTCAGCGGGATTGGATCGTCAAAGCGTGCGGACCAGGGCATCAGGTGTTAAAGGCTTGCCGTTACTTGCGGGACCGCGTTTTGCGCAGACCCGGATTGGCATAATATGGATTGACCACGCACTCGCCGCCGCGGCCCGATGCCGACATGTTGCACTGCGGCAGCGACGTGTATCTGCATTCGTAATAGCCCCCGAATTTGTACACGTGCAGGCAAACCGGATAGGCCGGATCGTACGTCTGGGCCAGAGTCGGCATTGCCGTCAAAACCGTCGCGATTGTCAAAATTGCCAAAGCTAGAATGCGCATCAGGGTTTCCCTTTGCTTTCATAGCCGCTGCCACCCCTCGTCAGGCATCAGGCGAACAGCTCGGCGCCGGATTGCGTGAAACGCACATATGTTCCCGACTCGTGGAGCAACAGCCAACCGTTGGCGATCGCTGCTTTGAGGCCGGCGCTGTATTCGGCCGGGCTGCCACCGGCGGCGAGGAATGGCGCGTTGACGTGTTCGATGTAAAGCCGGCCATCCTGCACGGGCTCGATTGTGCTGGCGATCTCGATCAGCTTTCGCGCGGCATTGTCGGGGTCAGCATAGGGACGGTCTGCGATTAATTTGATCAAGCCATTTCCATGTGAGCCGCGTAGACATGCTGAGCGGAGCCAGCGATATCGATCGTTTCACCGCAGAAGCACTGTGACCGGCCATCGGTCGATTGCGTCGGCATCCTGCAGCCCTTGTCCCACATGGCATATTTCCAGGCGGTCCGCGCTCGCTCGCGGCGATGTTCTTCGAAATCGGCCTCCGAGCACTTCGGAAGGTACTCTTTCCAGGCAGCTTCGAAATCGACTCGGGCCTGTTCGAAGGTCTCTGCCGTGCCGTTGGTCTGGCGGCCGTGGTGCGAGGGCGGATAAAAGCCGCAGTCCCAACCCCATTGGTCGACATCAACTGGCACGCCGGCGCGGATCGCGATCGTTCCCACATGCACGTCGCCATAGTAGACGTGCCAGCAGTCCTGGCGTTCGGGATATCGGCGGCGGGTGAGAGCGGGCATGCCCCATGATCCCGCGGATTTGAGCGATCGTGAAGCCACTACGGCTTGGGGCCGTGGCGGCCCGTGCGCACATGATCAACTGATAACCCTATGCGATACTCGCCTGGAGCAATGCGATGCGATATCTTCTAGCCTTATGCCTTTTGGTCACTTTAAGTGCTTCCGCCAACGCCGCGCACCGCCATCACAGGGGCTATGGAAACAACGGCGACGCATCCGCGCACGGCGGATCGGTCGCCACACATCCGTAGGCTGCCCCAAGGCAATAGAGAGCCGCGCTGGGTACTCGCTCGCGACAAGCTTGGCGGCCGCGGCAGACTGCCGTTGATGCCGTCTGGCGGCCCCCCAAGAGCGGCCCGCGCCTGCGTGCCGGCCGCTCAACCGGGTGATGAATAGCGGCGGCGGGTGAGTGTGGGCATCTACCGAGCTCCTACGACAAGCCTAGATAGTCCGACAAATTGGAACGGCTATTTAAGACTTTCGGCCTATGAACGCCCTGCGCCATTCCTCAGCGGCGCATACCTTCCACGAAACCCCGCCGGGCCTGCCTCCGGCGGGGTTTTTCGTTGTGCTGCGGCCAAAGAAACGGCCCCAGCGGGGGCAAGCTGGGGCCGCAGACTTAAGAAGTGCCGATGGGGGACTAGGATCGGCACGGTTCTGATGTGGGTTCG
This genomic window contains:
- a CDS encoding recombinase family protein, whose product is MVNSLVVRKSTSIAKRDKALRAAQYVRMSTHDQRYSIQNQAATIAVYAQQNSLTIVRTYVDEGRSGLRIKNRAGLTKLIEDVSSGHADFDHILIYDVSRWGRFQDVDESAYYEFICKKNGFKVVYCAEQFSNDGSLLSNIAKNIKRAMAGEWSRELGVKVHAGQARIASLGYRVGGPVGFGLRRELIDETHKSRGQLSKGQHKALKTDRVKLVLGSDEERAIVGWIFHAFTTDRLSFTEIARRLNRNRVPCGDKGRWTDGKVRTILANENYVGNLVYNRTSRRLGQKLIANPSNQWVRRNGVIEAVVDSNLFARAQKMLTERRLELSEDEMLRRLRLLLHRKGRLCRSLIDDTPGMPSVSALVMHFGTLRAAFERIGYVTKRDCNWIDSRDAWAEVTRKHAAYVAEVLASKGAAHAPDIAAIDHTVKANGKPKITFLVARQAKKRKPGHAAQWRVYRRHKLAADVLAVLRLDAANCEIADCVLVPSSLMKKRYLRFTSVVDFPAVRIETVAELVQTLKMRLMNLKVYERQL
- a CDS encoding DUF3551 domain-containing protein; the protein is MRILALAILTIATVLTAMPTLAQTYDPAYPVCLHVYKFGGYYECRYTSLPQCNMSASGRGGECVVNPYYANPGLRKTRSRK